In the Pyrolobus fumarii 1A genome, one interval contains:
- a CDS encoding ASCH domain-containing protein has product MPRVKKRQRSEDEGKKVKFLGRHLMLKGEYVDDILSGRKKATIRLGIVKLKHSELIVHGGGRPVAKIRVTNVRYKKVSELTDEDAAIDGFSSREELLEALRKAYGEVKPDDYVTIIEFEVIQRLDQLPVQDPYMGLEPADIARLALRYLQEEFNEEDRRILMELTRTNSIRAVAYRLYKDLGKRWRVRRVLRRALRLLVERGYLRVKSAPTLGENAGGE; this is encoded by the coding sequence GTGCCGAGGGTGAAGAAGCGCCAGAGGAGCGAAGATGAGGGCAAGAAGGTGAAGTTCCTTGGACGCCATTTGATGCTCAAGGGCGAGTACGTCGACGATATACTGTCGGGGAGGAAGAAGGCTACGATACGACTGGGCATTGTTAAGCTGAAACACTCGGAGCTTATAGTCCATGGTGGAGGTAGGCCTGTTGCAAAGATACGCGTGACAAACGTCCGTTACAAGAAGGTCTCGGAGCTGACCGATGAGGATGCAGCCATAGACGGGTTTAGTAGTAGAGAGGAGCTCCTAGAGGCGCTTAGGAAGGCTTATGGGGAGGTGAAGCCCGACGACTATGTCACCATAATAGAGTTTGAGGTTATCCAGAGGCTAGACCAGCTTCCAGTCCAAGACCCCTACATGGGTCTTGAGCCAGCCGATATAGCTAGGCTGGCTCTGCGTTACCTCCAAGAGGAGTTCAACGAGGAGGATCGCAGAATACTCATGGAGCTAACACGTACCAATAGCATACGGGCCGTAGCGTATAGGCTCTACAAGGATCTGGGCAAACGGTGGCGGGTGAGAAGAGTACTACGCCGTGCATTGAGACTCCTAGTGGAGCGCGGATACCTGAGGGTTAAGAGCGCCCCAACGTTGGGTGAGAACGCGGGAGGTGAGTAG
- a CDS encoding deoxyribose-phosphate aldolase produces the protein MRFEYRLLSPEELAKRIDYAILRDPTPHRVVEAVEEAEKLGLRAVTVFHTMLTWLEGVSRRVLISVVIDFPSGASHIEPKVKAVEQAIAHGAGEVEFVVNVWQWMKGNRDYVINEVRALSRIAREVGVKSKAIIESSLLDLSTLQEILEAIAALDKEDRPDYVKMNTGWFSRGVEPLEVALAAKIVKPRGMMIKASGGIKDGFYASLLVALGADVIGTSNPSKLIRDLQEAKKLLS, from the coding sequence GTGAGGTTTGAGTATCGTCTCCTCTCCCCCGAGGAACTCGCAAAGAGGATAGACTATGCTATTCTTCGCGACCCAACACCACATAGAGTCGTAGAGGCTGTAGAAGAGGCGGAGAAACTAGGCCTGAGAGCAGTAACAGTGTTCCACACCATGTTGACATGGCTTGAGGGTGTATCGCGTAGAGTATTGATATCCGTTGTGATAGACTTCCCGAGCGGGGCGAGTCACATCGAGCCAAAGGTAAAGGCTGTTGAGCAGGCAATAGCGCATGGCGCTGGTGAGGTTGAGTTCGTGGTTAATGTGTGGCAGTGGATGAAAGGCAACAGAGACTATGTTATAAACGAGGTGCGCGCTCTCTCAAGGATAGCTAGAGAGGTAGGAGTGAAGAGCAAGGCGATAATCGAGTCCTCGCTTCTAGACTTATCAACACTCCAGGAGATACTGGAGGCAATAGCGGCTCTGGATAAGGAGGATAGACCAGACTATGTCAAGATGAACACAGGGTGGTTCTCTAGGGGTGTCGAGCCGCTGGAAGTCGCTCTTGCAGCCAAGATAGTCAAGCCGCGAGGCATGATGATTAAAGCGTCTGGCGGCATAAAAGACGGGTTTTACGCATCCCTACTTGTAGCTCTAGGAGCGGACGTGATAGGCACGAGCAATCCTTCAAAGCTAATCCGGGATCTACAAGAGGCTAAGAAGCTCCTCAGCTGA
- a CDS encoding DNA topoisomerase IV subunit A codes for MSIDRVIDKVDAEARKRAIQVFRERFKMILDQLQKGENPTLVLPKRTLSNTIYDEKRKMLLLGPEKLRRSLFNLHEAKKFMQTMLMAKIIYEALVNDEYPTIRDLYYRGKHTIVFVDDRGRRIEENTWDEQKESDAVIRDIEVFTGMLREEMLILSKEKGKVVGNMRIRSGNDVIDLSKMGHGAWAIEPTPDLIEFLDVDAEFVLVIEKDAVFQQLHRIGFWRKYRAILVTSAGQPDRATRRFVRRLNEELGLPVYILTDADPYGWYIYSVFKIGSITLSYESERLATPKARFLGVSMTDIFGDERKKPYLTETERRNFIIKAKDADIKRAEELRNYKWFQTPQWRKEIDIFLRKKAKLEIEALAGKGLRFLAFKYIPEKIETGDFIE; via the coding sequence ATGAGCATCGACCGTGTAATTGACAAGGTTGATGCAGAGGCAAGGAAGCGAGCAATCCAAGTATTCCGTGAGAGGTTCAAGATGATACTTGACCAGCTACAGAAGGGCGAGAATCCAACCCTTGTGCTACCCAAGCGTACACTATCAAACACAATATACGACGAGAAGAGGAAGATGCTGCTCCTAGGCCCAGAGAAGCTCAGAAGGAGCCTCTTCAACCTACACGAGGCAAAGAAGTTCATGCAGACAATGCTGATGGCGAAGATAATCTACGAGGCACTCGTTAACGACGAGTACCCAACAATCCGTGATCTCTACTACCGTGGTAAACACACCATAGTCTTCGTCGATGACCGTGGGAGGAGAATCGAGGAGAACACATGGGACGAGCAGAAGGAGTCCGACGCGGTAATCCGCGACATAGAGGTATTCACAGGGATGCTTAGAGAGGAGATGCTGATACTCAGCAAGGAGAAGGGAAAAGTCGTAGGCAACATGAGGATAAGGAGCGGTAACGACGTGATAGACCTCAGCAAGATGGGTCACGGCGCCTGGGCTATCGAGCCAACACCAGACCTCATAGAATTCCTGGACGTGGATGCAGAGTTCGTCCTAGTAATAGAGAAAGACGCTGTATTCCAGCAGCTACACCGCATAGGCTTCTGGAGAAAGTACCGCGCTATACTCGTGACAAGCGCCGGTCAGCCAGACCGCGCCACAAGGAGATTCGTCAGGAGACTCAACGAGGAGCTAGGCCTACCAGTGTACATACTAACCGATGCCGACCCCTACGGATGGTACATCTACAGCGTCTTCAAGATAGGCTCGATAACCCTTTCGTACGAGAGCGAGCGCCTAGCAACACCAAAGGCCAGGTTCCTCGGCGTAAGCATGACCGACATCTTCGGCGACGAGAGGAAAAAGCCGTACCTAACAGAAACTGAGAGACGCAACTTCATAATCAAGGCTAAAGACGCTGACATCAAGAGAGCCGAGGAGCTACGCAACTACAAGTGGTTCCAGACGCCACAGTGGAGGAAGGAGATCGACATATTCCTGCGCAAGAAGGCTAAGCTAGAGATCGAGGCTCTTGCGGGCAAGGGCCTGCGCTTCCTAGCCTTTAAGTACATCCCAGAGAAGATAGAAACTGGTGACTTCATAGAGTGA